The following are encoded together in the Streptomyces rapamycinicus NRRL 5491 genome:
- a CDS encoding carbohydrate ABC transporter permease, with translation MPRANYPAGLGSLIWLGIVGLPLYVLVAATFQTRDGYIDDGPLALPDHPTLANYRRVLRSDFLSYLLNTALVTAVCAAIVITLSVTVGYTVVRARGRASRRIFQIFLLGLAIPSQAVVIPVYLVITKLQLYDTLLAVILPTAAFSLPVSVLILVGTMRDIDEELYESMALDGASPTRVLLQLVVPLSRSGISTVGVMSALHAWNGFLFPLLLTQSKSNRLLTLGLYDYVGEFRVDTPALLTAVVLSIVPIFLVYLFARRQLISGLMGVGGK, from the coding sequence CTGCCCCGCGCCAACTACCCGGCCGGGCTCGGCTCCCTGATCTGGCTCGGCATCGTCGGACTGCCGCTGTACGTCCTGGTGGCCGCCACCTTCCAGACCCGCGACGGCTATATCGACGACGGCCCGCTGGCCCTGCCCGACCATCCGACGCTCGCCAACTACCGGCGGGTGCTGCGCTCCGACTTCCTCTCCTACCTGCTCAACACCGCGCTGGTCACGGCCGTGTGCGCGGCGATCGTGATCACGCTGTCGGTGACCGTCGGCTACACCGTCGTCCGCGCCCGCGGCCGCGCCTCCCGCCGGATCTTCCAGATCTTCCTGCTGGGTCTCGCGATCCCCTCCCAGGCGGTGGTGATCCCGGTCTACCTGGTCATCACCAAGCTCCAGCTGTACGACACCCTGCTCGCGGTGATCCTGCCGACGGCCGCCTTCTCCCTGCCGGTCAGCGTGCTGATCCTGGTCGGCACGATGCGCGACATCGACGAGGAGCTGTACGAGTCGATGGCGCTGGACGGGGCGAGCCCGACCCGGGTGCTGCTCCAGCTCGTGGTGCCGCTGTCGCGGTCCGGGATCTCCACGGTCGGGGTGATGTCGGCGCTGCACGCCTGGAACGGCTTCCTCTTCCCGCTGCTGCTCACCCAGTCCAAGAGCAACCGGCTGCTGACCCTGGGGCTGTACGACTACGTGGGCGAGTTCCGGGTGGACACCCCGGCGCTGCTCACCGCCGTGGTGCTCTCCATCGTCCCGATCTTCCTGGTCTATCTCTTCGCCCGCCGTCAGCTGATCAGCGGACTGATGGGCGTGGGCGGCAAATAG
- a CDS encoding carbohydrate ABC transporter permease, producing the protein MADAAKSGGRASVGRAGVGRPGVVWALPGALFFVFFAVAPMVLVGALAFTDWDGIGTPSWTGMSNWSRLWDDPETHQAIWLSLILTVLTWVFQTPLALLLGVWAAGRQRNRAVLSAIFFLPLLGSSVALALVWKSLLDPNFGLIADIGPALGFADGDLLGSSKGAFGAILFVTAWQFIPLHTLIYQGGARAIPRSLYDAAAIDGAGTVRQFFSITLPQLRNTIVTSSVIMVVGALTFFDTVLILTKGGPGTDTTIVPYLMYKNGFQAFDLGYASAVATILVVVATTVSLLLVRLTGFAAMRSTREGM; encoded by the coding sequence ATGGCGGACGCCGCGAAATCCGGCGGCCGGGCGAGCGTCGGGCGGGCCGGGGTCGGCAGGCCCGGCGTCGTCTGGGCCCTCCCCGGCGCGCTGTTCTTCGTCTTCTTCGCGGTGGCCCCGATGGTCCTGGTCGGCGCCCTCGCCTTCACCGACTGGGACGGCATCGGCACCCCGAGCTGGACCGGGATGAGCAACTGGTCCCGGCTGTGGGACGACCCGGAAACCCATCAGGCCATCTGGCTCAGCCTGATCCTGACCGTACTGACCTGGGTGTTCCAGACCCCGCTCGCACTGCTGCTGGGCGTATGGGCGGCCGGGCGGCAGCGCAACCGGGCCGTGCTGTCGGCGATCTTCTTCCTGCCGCTGCTCGGCTCGTCCGTGGCGCTCGCGCTGGTCTGGAAGTCCCTGCTGGACCCCAACTTCGGCCTGATCGCCGATATCGGGCCCGCCCTGGGCTTCGCGGACGGCGATCTGCTCGGCAGTTCCAAGGGCGCCTTCGGGGCGATCCTCTTCGTCACCGCCTGGCAGTTCATCCCGCTGCACACGCTGATCTACCAGGGCGGCGCCCGCGCCATCCCGCGCTCGCTCTACGACGCGGCGGCGATCGACGGCGCCGGGACCGTACGGCAGTTCTTCTCGATCACCCTGCCCCAGCTGCGCAACACCATCGTCACCTCCTCGGTGATCATGGTGGTGGGCGCGCTGACCTTCTTCGACACCGTGCTGATCCTCACCAAGGGCGGGCCGGGCACGGACACCACGATCGTGCCGTACCTGATGTACAAGAACGGCTTCCAGGCGTTCGACCTCGGCTACGCCAGCGCGGTCGCCACCATCCTCGTCGTCGTCGCCACCACCGTCTCGCTGCTGCTGGTGCGGCTCACCGGCTTCGCCGCGATGCGCAGCACCCGGGAGGGGATGTGA
- a CDS encoding extracellular solute-binding protein: MRIPRSRSTLRASTLAAAVLLVGTALAGCGSGGPGGSDDGSLDVWVYQDASTKVQREVVKRFNETSGIKVKLTQVPGEGYSDKMRTSMGTPNAPDVFFNWGGGSISDFVKKDMLLDLDPAMAKDAGLKKAFIPTILDAGAIDGKHYGIPMRGMQPVILFYNKDVFEDAGARPPKSWDDLLKLIDTFKGKGVAPFALAGTDAWTELMWVEYLVDRYGGAGVFQKVQSQSMAAWDDPAVLKAAQTVRDLVGRGAFGKNYKSVNYTADGASTLFAKGKAAMHLMGSWEYANQKANQPAFAKSGLGWTTFPAVPGGSGDPKSVVGNPTNYWSVNAKVKGDKQKAAIEFVKFAAKQDYSKDLIANGDVPTTSDATSLLAEHENPDYARFQYDMVKQAPDFTLSWDQALPAKYTPPLHTAVQKLFNGQLSPAGFVDVLKGM; this comes from the coding sequence ATGCGCATACCTCGGTCAAGGTCCACCCTTCGTGCGTCCACCCTGGCAGCGGCCGTGCTGCTGGTCGGAACGGCACTCGCCGGCTGCGGAAGCGGCGGGCCCGGGGGTTCGGATGACGGCTCCCTCGACGTCTGGGTCTACCAGGACGCCTCGACCAAGGTGCAGCGCGAGGTCGTCAAGCGGTTCAACGAGACCTCCGGCATCAAGGTGAAGCTCACCCAGGTACCCGGTGAGGGCTACTCGGACAAGATGCGCACCTCCATGGGCACGCCCAACGCCCCGGACGTCTTCTTCAACTGGGGCGGCGGCAGCATCAGCGACTTCGTCAAGAAGGACATGCTGCTCGACCTGGACCCGGCGATGGCCAAGGACGCGGGGCTGAAGAAGGCGTTCATCCCCACGATCCTCGACGCGGGCGCGATCGACGGAAAGCACTACGGGATCCCGATGCGCGGGATGCAGCCGGTGATCCTCTTCTACAACAAGGACGTCTTCGAGGACGCCGGGGCCAGGCCCCCGAAGTCCTGGGACGATCTGCTGAAGCTCATCGACACGTTCAAGGGCAAGGGTGTCGCCCCGTTCGCGCTGGCCGGCACCGACGCCTGGACCGAGCTGATGTGGGTGGAGTACCTGGTGGACCGCTACGGCGGGGCCGGGGTGTTCCAGAAGGTCCAGAGCCAGTCCATGGCGGCGTGGGACGACCCGGCGGTGCTCAAGGCCGCGCAGACGGTCAGGGACCTGGTCGGCCGGGGCGCGTTCGGCAAGAACTACAAGTCGGTCAACTACACCGCCGACGGGGCCTCCACGCTCTTCGCCAAGGGCAAGGCGGCCATGCATCTGATGGGCAGCTGGGAGTACGCCAACCAGAAGGCCAACCAGCCCGCGTTCGCCAAGTCGGGGCTGGGCTGGACCACCTTCCCGGCGGTCCCCGGCGGCAGCGGTGACCCCAAGAGCGTCGTCGGCAACCCGACCAACTACTGGTCGGTCAACGCCAAGGTGAAGGGCGACAAGCAGAAGGCCGCGATCGAGTTCGTGAAGTTCGCGGCGAAGCAGGACTACTCCAAGGACCTGATCGCCAACGGGGACGTCCCCACCACCTCCGACGCCACCTCCCTGCTCGCCGAGCACGAGAACCCCGACTACGCGCGGTTCCAGTACGACATGGTCAAGCAGGCCCCCGACTTCACGCTCTCCTGGGACCAGGCGCTGCCCGCCAAGTACACCCCGCCGCTGCACACCGCCGTGCAGAAGCTGTTCAACGGGCAGCTCAGCCCGGCCGGGTTCGTCGACGTCCTGAAGGGCATGTGA
- a CDS encoding LacI family DNA-binding transcriptional regulator, translated as MATESRGTEGGARPKVTITAIAQEAGVSVPTVSRVVNGRSDVSPETRARVEDLLRLHGYRRRQSAPGDRAALVDLVFNDLDSPWAVEIIRGVEDIAHQDGVGTVVSAIHGRAGSARQWLKNLRARASDGVILVTSVLEPVVHEELRRLNVPIVVVDPAGSPALDAPTVGATNWAGGMAATEHLLSLGHRRIGLIAGPPRLLCSRARLDGHRAALEAAGVPFDQALVAQGDFYHESGFHGCDQLMSGPTPPTAIFASSDQMALGAIEALRRRGLRVPEDVSVVGFDDLPEVRWSAPPLTTVRQPLADMGKLAARTVLRQARGEEIESPRVELATQLVVRASTAPPAGG; from the coding sequence ATGGCTACGGAGAGCAGGGGCACCGAGGGCGGCGCCCGGCCCAAGGTGACGATCACGGCCATCGCCCAGGAGGCCGGGGTGTCGGTGCCCACGGTCTCCCGGGTGGTCAACGGCCGTTCTGATGTCTCGCCCGAGACCCGGGCCCGGGTCGAGGACCTGCTGCGGCTCCACGGCTACCGCCGCCGCCAGAGCGCGCCCGGCGATCGCGCCGCCCTGGTGGACCTGGTCTTCAACGACCTGGACAGCCCCTGGGCGGTGGAGATCATCCGGGGCGTGGAGGACATCGCGCACCAGGACGGCGTGGGCACGGTGGTCTCGGCGATCCACGGCCGCGCGGGCTCCGCCCGGCAGTGGCTGAAGAACCTGCGGGCCCGCGCCTCGGACGGGGTGATCCTGGTGACGTCCGTACTCGAACCGGTGGTGCACGAGGAACTGCGGCGGCTGAACGTGCCGATCGTGGTCGTCGACCCGGCCGGCTCCCCGGCGCTCGACGCGCCCACCGTGGGCGCCACCAACTGGGCGGGCGGCATGGCCGCCACCGAACATCTGCTGAGCCTCGGCCACCGCCGGATCGGCCTGATCGCCGGTCCGCCCCGGCTGCTGTGCAGCCGGGCGCGGCTGGACGGCCACCGCGCGGCGCTGGAGGCGGCCGGGGTGCCGTTCGACCAGGCCCTGGTCGCGCAGGGCGACTTCTACCACGAGTCCGGTTTCCACGGCTGCGATCAGCTGATGTCCGGCCCCACCCCGCCGACCGCCATCTTCGCGTCCAGCGATCAGATGGCGCTGGGCGCGATCGAGGCGCTGCGGCGGCGGGGCCTGCGGGTTCCGGAAGACGTGAGCGTCGTCGGCTTCGACGACCTCCCCGAGGTCCGGTGGTCGGCGCCCCCGCTGACGACGGTGCGTCAGCCGCTCGCGGACATGGGCAAGTTGGCCGCCCGTACGGTGTTGCGGCAGGCGCGGGGGGAGGAGATCGAGTCCCCGAGGGTCGAGCTGGCCACCCAACTGGTCGTCCGCGCCAGCACGGCCCCACCCGCCGGGGGCTGA
- the nirD gene encoding nitrite reductase small subunit NirD → MTPVTPMAAERTAVRVELLVDQRWFAVCELTDLTPGRGVAALLPDGAQAAVFLDRSGRVYAIANRDPFTGAYVLSRGLLGSAGGRPFVASPLLKQRFDLETGRCLDDEGIVVQAYATRTRASADAVSAQVA, encoded by the coding sequence ATGACGCCCGTGACGCCCATGGCGGCCGAGCGGACCGCGGTCCGCGTGGAACTCCTCGTCGACCAGCGGTGGTTCGCCGTCTGCGAGCTGACCGACCTCACCCCCGGGCGCGGGGTGGCCGCCCTGCTGCCGGACGGCGCCCAAGCGGCGGTCTTCCTGGACCGCTCGGGGCGCGTGTACGCGATCGCCAACCGCGACCCGTTCACCGGGGCGTACGTCCTCTCCCGGGGGCTGCTGGGCTCGGCGGGCGGGCGGCCGTTCGTCGCCTCCCCGCTGCTGAAGCAGCGCTTCGACCTGGAGACGGGGCGGTGCCTGGACGACGAGGGGATCGTCGTCCAGGCGTATGCGACCCGTACCCGGGCGAGTGCGGACGCGGTGTCAGCCCAGGTCGCGTGA
- the nirB gene encoding nitrite reductase large subunit NirB, with amino-acid sequence MSASNPRTTKSAETAAPTIVLIGHGMVGQRFLEALAERKVTETARVVVFCEEPRPAYDRVQLTSYFSGRTPDELSLVEEGFMARHGIELRLGDPAQVIDRDARTVTSRSGLTVAYDTLVLATGSYPFVPPVPGKDSDGCFVYRTVEDLLAIEEYAGNRSSGIVVGGGLLGLEAAGALRGLGLTTHIVEFNPRLMAIQVDEGGGAALRRTVEDMGLIVHTGVGGKEITADADGAVTAMTLSDGSSIETDLVIFSAGVRPRDQLARDCGLDVGERGGIAVDAACRTSDPAVYAIGECALAADGRVYGLVAPGYEMAEVAAREIADSPVGEGFTGADTSTKLKLLGVDVASFGDAHGTADGCLDVVYSDSRTGVYKKLVVGADGALLGGVLVGDAEAYGMLRPLTGSVPPVSPEQLVLPAGLGAPAALGPSALPDEAVICNCHNVTKGAIRSAVTDHHCTSVPEVKKCTKAGTGCGSCVKALTSLVNDELEAGGVSVDKGLCGCFAYTRAELYEIVRTLRITTYAQLLDSHGRAEAREGDGCEVCKPAVASIIASLAPTLGASGYVLDGEQAALQDTNDHFLANLQRNGSYSIVPRIPGGEITPEKLIVIGEVARDFGLYTKITGGQRIDLFGARVDQLPLIWTRLVDAGFESGHAYGKALRTVKSCVGQTWCRYGVQDSVRMAIDLELRYRGLRSPHKLKSAVSGCARECAEARGKDFGVIATSNGWNLYVGGNGGADPRHADLLAQDLDDKELIRLIDRFLMFYIRTADRLERTSAWLERIEGGLDHVREVVVEDSLGLCAELEAMMADHVTGYRDEWAETLGDPERLRRFVSFVNAPGAADPTVKFVPERDQVKPDLTILSGPTLPVRTLEGTASR; translated from the coding sequence ATGAGCGCATCGAACCCCCGAACCACCAAAAGCGCAGAAACCGCCGCACCCACCATCGTGCTCATCGGCCACGGCATGGTCGGCCAGCGGTTTCTCGAAGCGCTGGCCGAACGGAAGGTCACGGAGACCGCCCGCGTCGTCGTGTTCTGCGAGGAGCCCCGCCCCGCCTATGACCGCGTCCAGCTGACCTCGTACTTCTCCGGGCGCACCCCGGACGAGCTCTCCCTCGTCGAGGAGGGCTTCATGGCGCGGCACGGCATCGAGTTGCGTCTGGGCGACCCGGCCCAGGTCATCGACCGCGACGCCCGCACCGTGACCAGCCGGTCCGGGCTGACCGTCGCCTACGACACGCTCGTGCTGGCCACCGGCTCGTACCCGTTCGTCCCGCCCGTGCCCGGCAAGGACAGCGACGGCTGCTTCGTCTACCGGACCGTCGAGGATCTGCTCGCGATCGAGGAGTACGCCGGCAACCGCTCGTCCGGCATCGTCGTCGGCGGCGGGCTGCTCGGGCTCGAAGCCGCCGGTGCGCTCAGGGGACTCGGGCTCACCACCCACATCGTGGAGTTCAACCCGCGTCTGATGGCCATCCAGGTGGACGAGGGCGGCGGCGCCGCGCTGCGCCGCACGGTCGAGGACATGGGCCTGATCGTGCACACCGGCGTCGGCGGTAAGGAGATCACGGCGGACGCCGACGGCGCGGTGACCGCCATGACGCTGTCCGACGGCTCGTCCATCGAGACCGACCTCGTCATCTTCTCGGCGGGTGTGCGCCCCCGCGATCAACTGGCCCGCGACTGTGGCCTGGACGTCGGCGAGCGCGGCGGCATCGCGGTGGACGCGGCGTGCCGTACCAGTGATCCGGCGGTGTACGCGATCGGCGAGTGCGCGCTGGCCGCCGACGGCCGGGTGTACGGGCTGGTCGCGCCCGGCTACGAGATGGCCGAGGTGGCGGCCCGCGAGATCGCCGATTCGCCCGTCGGCGAGGGCTTCACGGGCGCCGACACCTCCACCAAGCTCAAGCTCCTCGGGGTCGACGTGGCCAGTTTCGGCGACGCCCACGGCACCGCCGACGGCTGTCTGGACGTCGTCTACTCCGACTCCCGTACGGGCGTCTACAAGAAGCTCGTGGTGGGCGCCGACGGCGCCCTCCTCGGCGGGGTGCTGGTCGGCGACGCCGAGGCGTACGGCATGCTGCGCCCCCTCACCGGCTCGGTGCCGCCCGTAAGCCCCGAGCAGCTCGTCCTCCCGGCGGGGCTGGGCGCACCCGCCGCCCTGGGCCCCTCCGCGCTGCCGGACGAGGCGGTCATCTGCAACTGCCACAACGTCACCAAGGGCGCGATCCGGTCGGCCGTCACCGACCACCACTGCACCTCCGTCCCGGAGGTGAAGAAGTGCACCAAGGCGGGCACGGGCTGCGGCAGTTGCGTCAAGGCGCTCACCTCGCTCGTCAACGACGAGCTGGAGGCGGGCGGGGTCAGCGTGGACAAGGGGCTGTGCGGCTGCTTCGCGTACACCCGTGCCGAGCTGTACGAGATCGTCCGCACCCTGCGCATCACCACCTACGCCCAGCTGCTGGACAGCCACGGCCGGGCGGAGGCCCGGGAGGGCGACGGCTGTGAGGTGTGCAAGCCCGCCGTGGCCTCGATCATCGCCTCGCTGGCCCCGACCCTGGGCGCGAGCGGCTATGTCCTGGACGGCGAGCAGGCGGCTCTCCAGGACACCAACGACCACTTCCTGGCCAATCTCCAGCGCAACGGGTCGTATTCGATCGTTCCCCGGATCCCCGGCGGGGAGATCACCCCGGAGAAGCTGATCGTGATCGGTGAGGTGGCCCGCGACTTCGGGCTCTATACGAAGATCACCGGCGGTCAGCGGATCGACCTCTTCGGCGCCCGGGTGGACCAGCTCCCGCTGATCTGGACGCGGCTGGTGGACGCCGGTTTCGAGTCGGGCCACGCGTACGGCAAGGCGCTGCGCACCGTGAAGTCGTGCGTGGGCCAGACCTGGTGCCGCTACGGAGTGCAGGACTCGGTCCGGATGGCCATCGACCTGGAGCTGCGCTACCGGGGGCTGCGCTCACCGCACAAGCTCAAGTCGGCCGTCTCCGGCTGTGCCCGCGAATGCGCCGAGGCGCGCGGCAAGGACTTCGGCGTGATCGCCACGTCCAACGGCTGGAACCTGTACGTGGGCGGCAACGGCGGGGCGGACCCGCGCCACGCCGATCTGCTCGCCCAGGACCTGGACGACAAGGAGCTGATCCGGCTCATCGACCGGTTCCTGATGTTCTACATCCGCACCGCGGACCGTCTGGAGCGCACCTCGGCCTGGCTGGAGCGGATCGAGGGCGGCCTGGACCACGTCCGCGAGGTGGTGGTCGAGGATTCGCTGGGGCTGTGCGCCGAGCTCGAGGCGATGATGGCCGACCATGTGACCGGCTACCGCGACGAGTGGGCCGAGACCCTGGGCGACCCCGAGCGGCTGCGGCGCTTCGTCTCCTTCGTCAACGCGCCGGGCGCAGCCGACCCGACGGTGAAGTTCGTGCCCGAGCGCGACCAGGTCAAGCCGGACCTGACGATCCTGTCCGGCCCCACCCTCCCCGTCCGTACTCTCGAAGGGACTGCCAGCCGATGA
- a CDS encoding FAD-dependent oxidoreductase: MVIVGGGMAGTRLAQQLVARGAGASAGAVAGPGAGSAAGTGTGTDDTGAGRVAVEVTIIGEEPHPAYNRVLLAEVLAGRYAPEVIALPAPAAGIRRLSGVRVVRIDRPTAEVVCDDGHRVPYDALVLATGSNPVLPPLRGLFEPDGHELPDGVHAFRTMDDCLALGAAVRPGARAVVIGGGLLGVSAARALAQRGAQVVLAQQGEHLMERQLDPGASGVLRRHMAALGVEVHTECRVRGLRTRTGDAVDGGRAVDGGRAVDGGRAVSGGRAVSGGRAVSGVELADGYALEADLVVLACGVRPRVGLAVAAGLEVARGVVIDDELRTSDPRVFAIGDCAEHAGVVYGLAGAAQEQADVLASLLSPPPPLPEPMGLRPLDPHQGSALGPSRGSAPTPRRGSAPNPDQRSAPGPDQGSAPGAERGSAPDPAPGDQVVGNRSAEGAPPSGSWGRNGWAQPGHRAAPGNETPPRDTDTALPDHAARNQWAQPGHRAAPGNETPPRYHGTRTLTRLTLTTAAEGHSAPGPLDLAAFGNPTPAPGDDVIHLTDATRNTYRKVVVRGDRLLGGILLGDLGTVGALARTWESDEPLPATPLLHLLTNDGGS, translated from the coding sequence GTGGTGATCGTCGGCGGCGGCATGGCGGGCACGAGGCTGGCACAGCAGCTTGTTGCGCGGGGCGCGGGCGCGAGTGCCGGCGCGGTCGCCGGTCCCGGTGCGGGCTCGGCAGCCGGCACCGGCACCGGCACCGACGACACCGGCGCCGGCAGGGTGGCTGTCGAGGTCACGATCATCGGCGAGGAGCCGCACCCCGCGTACAACCGGGTGCTGCTCGCCGAGGTGCTCGCCGGGCGGTACGCGCCGGAGGTCATCGCGCTCCCCGCCCCCGCCGCCGGGATACGGCGGCTCAGCGGGGTGCGGGTCGTGCGCATCGACCGTCCCACGGCGGAGGTGGTGTGCGACGACGGCCACCGCGTGCCGTACGACGCGCTGGTGCTGGCCACCGGCTCCAACCCGGTCCTGCCGCCGCTGCGCGGCCTGTTCGAACCGGACGGCCACGAGCTTCCGGACGGCGTCCACGCCTTCCGCACCATGGACGACTGCCTGGCGCTCGGCGCGGCCGTACGGCCCGGGGCGCGGGCCGTCGTCATCGGCGGCGGGCTCCTGGGCGTCTCCGCCGCGCGTGCGCTGGCCCAGCGCGGCGCCCAGGTGGTCCTGGCGCAGCAGGGCGAGCACCTGATGGAGCGCCAGCTGGACCCGGGCGCGTCAGGGGTCCTGCGGCGGCATATGGCGGCGCTGGGCGTGGAGGTCCACACCGAGTGCCGCGTCCGCGGCCTGCGCACGCGCACGGGGGACGCGGTGGACGGCGGGCGCGCGGTGGACGGCGGGCGCGCGGTGGACGGCGGGCGCGCGGTGAGCGGCGGGCGCGCGGTGAGCGGCGGGCGCGCGGTGAGCGGCGTCGAACTGGCCGACGGATACGCCCTGGAGGCGGACCTGGTCGTGCTGGCGTGCGGGGTCCGGCCACGGGTCGGGCTGGCGGTGGCCGCTGGGCTGGAGGTGGCGCGGGGGGTCGTGATCGACGACGAGCTGCGGACGAGTGATCCGCGGGTGTTCGCGATCGGTGACTGCGCGGAGCACGCGGGGGTCGTGTACGGGTTGGCAGGCGCCGCGCAGGAACAGGCGGACGTGCTGGCGAGCCTGCTCTCCCCCCCCCCCCCCCTCCCCGAACCTATGGGGCTCCGCCCCCTAGACCCCCACCAGGGCTCCGCCCTCGGACCCAGCCGGGGCTCTGCCCCCACCCCCCGCAGGGGCTCCGCCCCGAACCCCGACCAGCGCTCCGCCCCAGGACCCGACCAGGGCTCCGCCCCTGGGGCCGAGCGGGGCTCCGCCCCCGACCCCGCACCTGGGGACCAGGTTGTGGGCAATCGCTCCGCGGAGGGGGCACCTCCCAGCGGTAGCTGGGGGAGGAACGGGTGGGCACAACCCGGCCACCGGGCCGCACCCGGCAACGAAACCCCGCCCCGCGACACGGACACCGCTCTCCCAGACCACGCCGCGCGGAACCAGTGGGCACAACCCGGCCACCGGGCCGCACCCGGCAACGAAACCCCGCCCCGTTACCACGGCACCCGTACGCTCACCCGCCTCACCCTCACCACAGCGGCCGAAGGGCATTCCGCCCCCGGGCCCCTCGACCTCGCTGCCTTCGGCAACCCCACCCCCGCCCCCGGCGACGACGTCATTCACCTCACCGACGCCACTCGCAACACGTACCGCAAAGTCGTGGTCCGCGGTGACCGTCTGCTCGGGGGCATCCTTCTCGGCGATCTCGGCACCGTCGGCGCGCTCGCCCGTACCTGGGAGAGCGACGAACCGCTCCCCGCCACCCCCTTGCTCCACCTGTTGACCAACGATGGAGGGTCCTGA
- a CDS encoding cytochrome P450 family protein, whose product MTDGRCPVPHADPAAPHRLDPTGARQHAVNEELRARGAAVPVLLPGDVPAYAITRHEELKDFVTHPDVAKNACHFAALQNDELPPGWPMRTFATVRGMITADGEDHKRLRSLVTRAFTPRRVEALRPVVHELTGTLLERLGAAAAADPDGVADLRRHFALPLPMSVICQLLGVDDHYQDRLHELSNEIVSTQTAPERVPAANREMVAILGQVAAARLRDPGDDLTSALIAVREEDGDRLSEEELIGTLMLTIIAGHETTLNLITNAVRALCNHRDQLDLVRSGAASWSDVVEETLRYDSPVSFFPFRYTTRDLPVGDAVIPKGAPVLISYTAAGRDERAYGPDAGRFDVTRGARHLSFGHGAHFCLGAPLARMEAVIALDALFTRFPALDLAIPDEELVPHPSFVGNSPRRLPIRLGTPGVPHNS is encoded by the coding sequence ATGACCGACGGCCGATGCCCCGTGCCGCACGCCGACCCCGCCGCACCGCACCGCCTGGACCCCACCGGGGCGCGCCAGCACGCGGTGAACGAAGAGCTGCGCGCCCGCGGGGCCGCGGTCCCGGTCCTGCTGCCCGGTGACGTACCGGCGTACGCCATCACCCGGCACGAGGAGCTGAAGGACTTCGTCACCCACCCCGACGTGGCCAAGAACGCCTGCCACTTCGCCGCGCTGCAGAACGACGAGCTCCCGCCCGGCTGGCCGATGCGGACCTTCGCCACCGTGCGCGGCATGATCACCGCGGATGGCGAGGACCACAAGCGGCTGCGGTCCCTGGTGACCCGGGCGTTCACCCCGCGCCGGGTGGAGGCGCTGCGCCCGGTGGTCCACGAGCTGACCGGCACGCTGCTGGAGCGGCTGGGCGCGGCCGCCGCCGCCGATCCGGACGGGGTGGCCGATCTGCGCCGCCACTTCGCGCTGCCGCTGCCCATGAGCGTGATCTGCCAGCTGCTGGGCGTGGACGACCACTACCAGGACCGGCTGCACGAGCTGTCCAACGAGATCGTCTCCACCCAGACCGCGCCCGAGCGGGTCCCGGCCGCCAACCGCGAGATGGTGGCGATCCTCGGCCAGGTGGCCGCCGCCCGGCTGCGGGACCCCGGGGACGATCTCACCAGCGCGCTGATCGCGGTCCGTGAGGAGGACGGCGACCGGCTCAGCGAGGAGGAGCTGATCGGCACGCTGATGCTGACGATCATCGCCGGGCACGAGACCACGCTCAATCTGATCACCAACGCGGTGCGGGCGCTGTGCAACCACCGCGACCAGCTGGATCTGGTCCGCTCCGGGGCCGCGAGCTGGAGCGATGTGGTCGAGGAGACGCTGCGGTACGACAGCCCGGTGTCCTTCTTCCCGTTCCGCTACACCACGAGGGACCTCCCGGTCGGGGACGCGGTCATCCCGAAGGGCGCGCCCGTGCTCATCTCGTACACCGCCGCCGGGCGCGACGAGCGGGCGTACGGCCCGGACGCCGGCCGCTTCGACGTCACCCGGGGCGCACGCCATCTGTCCTTCGGCCACGGCGCCCACTTCTGCCTGGGCGCCCCGCTGGCCCGCATGGAGGCCGTGATCGCCCTCGATGCCCTCTTCACCCGCTTCCCCGCGCTGGATCTGGCGATCCCCGACGAGGAGCTGGTCCCCCACCCCAGCTTCGTCGGCAACAGCCCGCGGCGGCTCCCCATCCGGCTGGGGACGCCCGGAGTGCCTCACAACAGCTGA